A DNA window from Phoenix dactylifera cultivar Barhee BC4 chromosome 13, palm_55x_up_171113_PBpolish2nd_filt_p, whole genome shotgun sequence contains the following coding sequences:
- the LOC103714666 gene encoding calmodulin-like, protein MKISMGAFFGSSKKSSKKKESRSISGSDASFASTATSSSPDGFISSGLHSTPRSVLPASPGLRPAEKPPSAAGSNDLWLFLPASSSSSVSELFAVFDCDGDGKITRQELEAVLRRLGGADPPTEEEVASMVAEVDRDGDGCISLEEFGAIGSAFGPPAGAELREVFAVFDDDGDGKISAEELQRVFVMLGDDGCTLEDCRRMIGGVDTDGDGFVCFEDFVRMMDGKR, encoded by the coding sequence CAAGAAGTcttcgaagaagaaggagagccgTTCGATCTCTGGCAGCGATGCCTCCTTCGCCTCCACCGCCACTTCCTCCTCCCCCGACGGCTTCATCTCCTCCGGCCTCCACTCCACCCCTCGCTCCGTCCTCCCTGCCTCCCCCGGTCTCCGCCCGGCTGAGAAACCACCCTCCGCCGCCGGATCCAACGACCTCTGGCTCTTCttacccgcctcctcctcctcctctgtctcCGAGCTCTTCGCCGTTTTCGACTGCGACGGCGACGGCAAGATCACGCGGCAGGAGCTCGAGGCCGTCCTCCGCAGGCTCGGCGGCGCGGATCCGCCCACGGAGGAGGAGGTTGCGTCGATGGTGGCGGAGGTGGACCGCGACGGCGACGGGTGCATCAGCTTGGAGGAGTTCGGGGCGATCGGGTCAGCCTTCGGGCCGCCGGCGGGGGCCGAGCTCCGGGAGGTCTTCGCCGTCTTTGACGACGACGGCGACGGGAAGATCTCGGCGGAGGAGCTGCAGCGAGTTTTCGTGATGCTGGGGGACGACGGTTGTACGCTGGAGGATTGCCGACGTATGATCGGTGGGGTCGATACCGACGGCGATGGATTCGTCTGCTTCGAAGACTTCGTCCGCATGATGGACGGCAAGAGATGA